The DNA segment GCTGGACCAAGGTGCCGCCGCCGTGCACGACCTCGATCGCTTCCACCAGCCGAGCCAGGGACACATCCTTGAGCAGATAGCCACGCGCGCCGGCCAGCAGGCCCTGGAGCACCAGCTCGTGGTCGTCGAAGGTAGTGAGGATAATGGTCGGCGGCAGCTCGCTCCGCTGTGCCAGCGCGCGGATCACCTCCAGCCCGGAGAGACCTGGCATACGGATATCCATCAACACCACTTCCGGCTGCGCCGTCGGAATCTCGGCGATGGCCGCCGCACCATCGGCGGCCTCGCCCACCACCAACACCTTGTCGGATAAGCCCAGCAAGGTCTTGATGCCTTCGCGCACCAAGTTCTGATCATCGACCAGGAATACCCGGATCATGCGCCGCGCTCCGGCAGTTCCAGCCGCACGGCGAAACCGTCGCCGGGGGCGCTGTCGACGCTGAAGCGTCCACCGAGGGCCTGGACCCGTTCCTTGAGCCCACGCAGGCCGTTGCCGGCCTGCAGCAGAGCAGTGCCCCGGCCGTTATCGCGGGCTTCCAGATACAGGCACTCGCCCTCCTGGTACAGACGGATCAGCAGTTCGCTGGCGTCGGCGTGGCGCAGGGTATTGGTGATCGCTTCCTGCGCGGCACGCAGCAGGGTTTCGGCGCGGGCAGCGTCATCGACGCGAAAGTCCACCGACATCTCCAGACGTACCGCCAGGTTCGGCACCCCGGCGAGCAGCTCGGCCAGGGCGGCGCGTAGATCGAGGGCGCTGCTCTCGCGCAGCTCGCTGACCGCCGCACGCACATCGGCGAGCAGCAACTTGGCGACCTGCTGCGCCTTCTCCACCTGGATCTTGCCGGTGCCTTCGCAGAGATGACTGGCGATTTGCAGTTGGATGGACAGCGCGGTCAGGTGATGACCCAGGGTGTCGTGCAGGTCGCGGGCGATGCTCAGGCGCTCGCTCTGGCGCGCGGTATCGGAAAGCAGGTGCTGGGTGGCGCGCAGTTCGCCGTTCAGCCGCGTCAGTTCCTCACGCCCGCGTTGCTCACGCCGCGCCTGATCGGCGGTGAACACCGCGAACAACATCAAGCTGGTGTACAGCAGCGACTTGAATAGCGGATTGGGCTCCTGCCAGACCAGCGCGGACAGCCCCAGCAGCCCGAGCAGAAAGCCAACCACGGCGACGAGGCAGACCCGCAGGCTGAAAAAGGCAGGCAGTTGGGACACGGTGACGATAAAGAGTACGGAGATCACCGGGTTGCCCACCTGCAGCATCAGGCTCAGGGCCACTACCGCCTGCACGGCAAGGGCCGCCAGGCAACGCGAGCGGTGCTGTCGGGCGCTCTGCCGGTTGGTGGCAAGCAGAAAAGCCCCGAGGTACAGCGCCAGCAACGCCAGCGTCAGCCACCGCCCACTGCCACCCTCGGCGCCGAGGTTCCAGGCCAGCCAGCCGCTCAAGGCCCAGGCCAGCACTCCAGCGGCCTGAAGCAAGCGATCGGTAGTGAAGTGTTTGGCGGTTGAGGTTGGCATGCGGCCAGTATGGCACGCACCCGGACAGCCGCCCCATAGGCCGGAAGTCATGCCACAGGTCATGACTTCCGGCACTGGGTTGGCGTGGCCGCCGTGCCTACTCTGGCATCACCCCGACCCGGAGTACTCGCCATGAACCTGTTCTATCAATGCCTGTTGATCCTCCACATCCTCGCCGGTAGCTGCGGCCTACTGGTGTTCTGGCTGCCTGTCGCCTACCGCAAAGGCGGCCTCGATCACAAACGCTACGGCCGAGTTTTCGCCCGGGCCATGTATGCCGTGGGCGGCAGCGGCTTGGCAATGGCCTGCCTACTGCTGCTCGATCCGCAAGGTTTTGGCCTCGCCGACCAGGCGATTGCGCCGGAGCAACTGGCGCAGCGGCTGCTGGATGTCCGCCTGCGTGGTTATTTCCTGGGGCTGCTGGCTGTGCTGCTGATCGCCTATGTGCGCCATGGCGTGCTGGTGCTGAGCGCGCGCGAGGACCGCGCGAGCCTGCGCGTGCCCCTCCACGTAGCACTGAATGCGCTGGTCATGCTCATGTCGTTGATCGCGGCATTCCTCGGTTATCGCTTCCAGCATCTGCTGCTGATGATTTTCTCTGCCGTGGGCTTCCTCAGCTGCCTGGGTAACCTGCGTTATAGCTTCAAGGCCACGATCAGCCGCATGGAATGGTTGGTCGAACACCTGCGCAACCTGATCGCCACCGGTATCGCCGCGCATACCGCGTTCCTGGTGTTCGGCGTCAGCGGCTTGCTCAGCGACCTGGTGCCGACAAGTTTGTACTTCCTGCCCTGGATCGTGCCGACCCTGATCGGCACACCGGCTATCGTGATGCTCTCGTACCACTACCGGCGCAAGTTCGAGCCCCGGAGCACAGGCAAGATCGTCGAAGCGAAGGGGCTATAGGACTGGTATGGCCAAGCGATGGCCACCCGGTGCACTATTCAGGCTCGCTTGACTGCTTTATACTGTATAAATAAACAGTAAATTGAATGACCAATTAGCGTGAAGGCATATGGGGTGATGAATGGCCGTCGAAGTGGTGTACCGCAGCAGCCGAGATTTGGAGCGTTTGTTCATGGATAAAGCCGAAGCTGACCGTCATGACAAAATGCTCGAACTGGCCGAGCTAGTGACGCAAGTGTTGCAAAAAGCCGTACCGTCACTGACCGAGCAACAAGGTGAAGAAATCGGGATTTATATGGCCAAGAACCGCGAGGTATTTGCCAAGGCCTTCAAGAGCCAGCCGGACGCCTTGAACGAGCTGATCAACCCTGCTGAAGAACCTACCGACTGACATCCGCCGTTCTACCGCTGCCTGACCTGCGTCAGATGCCTGCCTAAGGAAAGCCCCTCGGCTCACGCGCGAGGGGCTTTTTTGTGCTTGATCCCGTGGAAGACTGGTAGGGTGGGCTTTAGCCCACCGATGCAGGGCGCGTGGTGGGCTGAAGCCCACCCTACTCTTATCGGCTTAACTGATCGGCATTAGGCCTAGGTCAGGCTTTTTTAGGCTTGAGCAGCTCGTTAGCCATCGGGTTTTTAGCCATCAGGTTTTTCCAACGCCTCGACCATTGCCCGCATAAACCGCGCCGCTTCCCCACCGGTTACCGCGCGGTGATCGAAGGTCAGCGACAGCGGCAGGATCGGGTGTACCAGCACTTTGCCATTCACCGCCACCGGCTCTTCTCGAATACCACCAGCGCCAATAATCGCCACTTGTGGCGGCACCACCACCGGATTGGCATAGCGCCCGAACAAGGTCCCGAAGTTGGACAGAGTGATGGTCGCCCCCATCATTTCCTGGGGCGGAATCGAGCGCGCCTTGACGTCCGCACGCAGACGCATCACGCCCGCCTTGAGATCTTCCGCAGTGCGCGAGCCGACGTTGCGCAGTACCGGAACGAACAGGCCGTCCTGTGTATCCACGGCGATACCGAGATCGAGTTGCTGATGCTGCTTGATCGACAGCGACTGGCCATCGAACCAGGAGTTGAGCACCGGCTCGACCTCACAGGCCGCAGCGATGGCTTTGCCCAGGCGGATCAACGGATCACGGGCTTTGCCCCACTGGTGCAGGTCGGCGTCGCCATAGATAGTCACCGGCACCACAGCGGCGTGAGACTTGGCCATGTTGATCGCCATGCTGCGGCGCACGCCACGCAGCTTCTCGCCGCCAAATTTGTCACGGGCAGTTTGCGCCGCCGCTTCGACATCGGCGCGGGTGATCATGCCATCGGCACCGGATCCGCTCAGACTGCTGAGCTCCACACCCAACTGCTTGGCCAACTGGCGCACGCCGGGGGTCGCACGAGGTGCCAGATGCTCGCGGGTGGACGGCGCGGCGCCGACAAAGAAGCTGTCTGCCTGAGCGCTACCACCTCCTTCCAGGCGGCCGACCACGGTGCCGGCATCGTCTTCCCCCTCGTAAGCCAACAACGGCTCGCCAACATGGAGGATGTCGCCATCGCTGCCAAAGCATTTGGCAATCACGCCGTCATAGGGTGCGGGAATATCGACGATGGCCTTGGCGGTTTCCACCGACACTAAGAGTTGGTCGACCTTGACCGTTTCGCCAGCCTTGACGTGCCATTCGACGATCTCGGCTTCCTGCAGGCCTTCGCCCAGATCGGGCAATTTGAAGTATTTCATTGTTGTTCTCCCGTTTCCCTTTCCCCGTAGGAGCGGGCCATGCCCGCAACCGCTCCAGAGCAAGCATCGCGGGTATGGCCCGCTCCTACATGATCAGCGCTTCAGCTGTAACTCAGCAGCGTGTCGCAGGCCGCGAGGATGTCGTCGACGCCAGGGATATACAGCTGCTCGAGGCGATACAGCGGCGGCGGAATATCCGGTGCGGTGACACGTTGGATCGGCGCCTGCAAATCCAGAAAGACCCGCTCGTACAGGCTGGCGGCAATCTCCGCACCCACCCCGCAGGAACGCGGCGCCTCGTGGACGATCACGCAGCGCCCGGTTTTGCGTACCGAGGCCTCCAAGGTATCCAGATCGAGCGGCTTGATGCAGGCGACGTCGATCACTTCGGCGGACACGCCCTGCTCGCTCAATGCCGCGGCGGCTTGCAGGGTTTCGTGGACGCTGGCGCCCCAACTGATCAGGGTGATGTCGCTGCCTTCGCGC comes from the Pseudomonas cavernicola genome and includes:
- a CDS encoding response regulator → MIRVFLVDDQNLVREGIKTLLGLSDKVLVVGEAADGAAAIAEIPTAQPEVVLMDIRMPGLSGLEVIRALAQRSELPPTIILTTFDDHELVLQGLLAGARGYLLKDVSLARLVEAIEVVHGGGTLVQPVLTQRLENALAGRGSDALTEPLSERETEILRLLSGGYSNKEIANALNLAEGTVKNHVSNVLAKLGVRDRTRAVLKAIDLGLI
- a CDS encoding sensor histidine kinase, with the translated sequence MPTSTAKHFTTDRLLQAAGVLAWALSGWLAWNLGAEGGSGRWLTLALLALYLGAFLLATNRQSARQHRSRCLAALAVQAVVALSLMLQVGNPVISVLFIVTVSQLPAFFSLRVCLVAVVGFLLGLLGLSALVWQEPNPLFKSLLYTSLMLFAVFTADQARREQRGREELTRLNGELRATQHLLSDTARQSERLSIARDLHDTLGHHLTALSIQLQIASHLCEGTGKIQVEKAQQVAKLLLADVRAAVSELRESSALDLRAALAELLAGVPNLAVRLEMSVDFRVDDAARAETLLRAAQEAITNTLRHADASELLIRLYQEGECLYLEARDNGRGTALLQAGNGLRGLKERVQALGGRFSVDSAPGDGFAVRLELPERGA
- a CDS encoding YebG family protein; the protein is MAVEVVYRSSRDLERLFMDKAEADRHDKMLELAELVTQVLQKAVPSLTEQQGEEIGIYMAKNREVFAKAFKSQPDALNELINPAEEPTD
- a CDS encoding dihydrolipoamide acetyltransferase family protein, producing the protein MKYFKLPDLGEGLQEAEIVEWHVKAGETVKVDQLLVSVETAKAIVDIPAPYDGVIAKCFGSDGDILHVGEPLLAYEGEDDAGTVVGRLEGGGSAQADSFFVGAAPSTREHLAPRATPGVRQLAKQLGVELSSLSGSGADGMITRADVEAAAQTARDKFGGEKLRGVRRSMAINMAKSHAAVVPVTIYGDADLHQWGKARDPLIRLGKAIAAACEVEPVLNSWFDGQSLSIKQHQQLDLGIAVDTQDGLFVPVLRNVGSRTAEDLKAGVMRLRADVKARSIPPQEMMGATITLSNFGTLFGRYANPVVVPPQVAIIGAGGIREEPVAVNGKVLVHPILPLSLTFDHRAVTGGEAARFMRAMVEALEKPDG